The bacterium DNA segment CAGCAACATCGCCTCGTGCGACTGGCAGTTTGAATGAAAGGCGGAAGGCGGAAGGCTAAAGGATGAATTGGAAGTGAGCCACGAAGGCCACCAAGAGGCACGAAGGGAATGTGAGGGCGGGCTGCGGAAGGCGGAAGGCGGAAGGATGAAGGATGAAGCGGGTGGGGGCAGGGTGCTAGTCGGCGAGCACCTCCGGGTTTACCGGGAATTGCGGCCGGCGGCCAGAGAGAGCGGCAGTCAGGTTCTCTGCGGCGATCTTTGCCATTAACGAGCGAGTTTTGTGTGAGGCGCTCGCGATGTGCGGGGCAAGCACCACGTTTGGAAGCGACGCAAGCAGCGGATTCACATCTGGCTCATTCTCGAAGACGTCAAGGCCTGCCGCAGCGATCGTCCCGTCGCGGAGAGCTTCCGCAAGTGCCTGCTCATCGACTACCGGCCCGCGCGATGTGTTTATGAGTATTGCCGTTGGCTTCATCATTCTCAGCTGGGCATGGCTGACGAGGCGCCTCGTCTCATCGGTCAAGGGCACATGGAGGGAGATGAAGTCGGATTCGGCGAAGATTCTATCAAGAGTCGTGAATGTCGCCCCAAGCAGGGATTCATCTTCGTTCGAGGCTTTGGCGACTGAGTCGTAATACAGGATGCGCATGTCGAAGCCCCGCGCTCGCCTCGCTAGGGCTTGACCGATCTTGCCGAAGCCAACGATGCCGAGCGTCTTGCCGTAGATGTCCTGGCCGAGCATGAGCATGGGGTCCCACCCGGTGAAGTTGCCGGCCCTGGTGAAGGCGTCCGCCTCCACAGCGCGCCTCGCGGCGGCCATCAGGAGTGCAAACGCGAAGTCAGCGGTTGTTTCGGTGAGGACGCCGGGGGTGTTGGTAACCAGGATGTTCCGCTCTGTTGCAGCCTTCACGTCTATGTTGTTAAAGCCGACCGCGTAGTTCGATATACATACGAGGTTCTGGGCTGCGGCGATCACCTCCGCATCGATGGGGTCGGTCAAGAGACACAATAGGCCATCGATATCGCCGACGTGCTCGAGCAGCTCAGACTTGCTGATGGGCACTTTAGCTTGACGGACGACAACATCGAAATGGTCTTGCAGGATCGAGATGCCCGGCTCGGGTATTTGCCTGGTAACATATACCTTCATTCTCTGAATCTGGATGTTCGTCGCGTTCATCACTTCACCTTCAGTTTCGTTCTAAAATAGATGCCAAAAACCTGCCTCATGGCCCACAATCTTGCCCGCTTAAGCCTGTACTGTCTTGGGCTTTCGAGAAAATACCTTCCCTCCTCGGGCAAGAGCACGATGCTGACCTTGACGTTCGGCGCCATCCCGACGGGCAGATTGTGCTCCATGCACCGCTGGTAGAGCCTGGCGAAGATCGGCACCATCTCCTCGGTTTGAGGCGGCGGCATGTTCTCGTAATCCGTGCCCCTCAAAGGCCGAAAAACGCAGACGGTTGGGATTGCGCCTACGCCAGTTATCCAGTCGATGGCCTCAAGCGTTTTCTCGACCGGCTCGAGGCCCGCGATTATCTCGCCGTTCGTTGTGTTGAACATCGAGGCGCAGTGCTCGATCGCCTTTAGGTAGCGTTTCAGGCCCACCAAGCGGCTCTTGCCGGGGCAGACCTCACTGAGTCGAGCCTCGTCCATCAGCTCGAAGCAGAATGAGACGTTGTTTACCCCCATCTCCTTCAGCCTAGAATAGCGGCCGAGGTCTGGGTGCGGCGGGGTCTGGACCCCGATCAGAAGGCCCGTCCTCTCCTTGACCGCTCTTATGAAAGGCTCTAGATCGTCTAAATAGGTGTCCCCCTCCTGATACCCCGTGTTGAAGTGCACGAAGGTTATCTGAGAGTCGCGCCTCGCCGCGAGCACGGTCTCAACTACGTCTTCT contains these protein-coding regions:
- a CDS encoding D-glycerate dehydrogenase is translated as MNATNIQIQRMKVYVTRQIPEPGISILQDHFDVVVRQAKVPISKSELLEHVGDIDGLLCLLTDPIDAEVIAAAQNLVCISNYAVGFNNIDVKAATERNILVTNTPGVLTETTADFAFALLMAAARRAVEADAFTRAGNFTGWDPMLMLGQDIYGKTLGIVGFGKIGQALARRARGFDMRILYYDSVAKASNEDESLLGATFTTLDRIFAESDFISLHVPLTDETRRLVSHAQLRMMKPTAILINTSRGPVVDEQALAEALRDGTIAAAGLDVFENEPDVNPLLASLPNVVLAPHIASASHKTRSLMAKIAAENLTAALSGRRPQFPVNPEVLAD
- a CDS encoding radical SAM protein, which gives rise to MHSVSQRANSGYTKLDLLCKGTRIDPSCDLQHDGRPVLRTRAGLGSGLDMVLPENVWVNAPVEEDFARSSPYCLHKEDGRYVLRRDGERVVEVSLPGRPSFYDARTTSGQLMSKVGVLQGTYLGIYPTRLCYHWTLSPRQNCKFCSVGLNLGDKEAMHKTVEDVVETVLAARRDSQITFVHFNTGYQEGDTYLDDLEPFIRAVKERTGLLIGVQTPPHPDLGRYSRLKEMGVNNVSFCFELMDEARLSEVCPGKSRLVGLKRYLKAIEHCASMFNTTNGEIIAGLEPVEKTLEAIDWITGVGAIPTVCVFRPLRGTDYENMPPPQTEEMVPIFARLYQRCMEHNLPVGMAPNVKVSIVLLPEEGRYFLESPRQYRLKRARLWAMRQVFGIYFRTKLKVK